From Nonlabens sp. Ci31, the proteins below share one genomic window:
- a CDS encoding VCBS repeat-containing protein — translation MKKSNSPFIVLLIITSFLMSCNKEPSRDLYPKELVGGFNLLPSEQTGIDFNNTIEESKYFNHYFFGQIYLGSGVAIGDINNDGLSDVFFGGNQVNDKLYLNKGDFKFEDITTSSKIDTDSGWTWGVTMADVNADGYLDIYVSRNGNSLKAEDRENKLFINNQDLTFTESAAAYGLADAGFSTQAVFFDMDNDGDLDMYQVNQMPDKKLILINTIPREQYPLFRDKLYRNDNGKFKEVSNQVGISSNVSYGLSVSASDFNNDGWTDLYVANDYAEPDFMYYNNGDGTFTNVINEKLKHITQLSMGSDTGDINNDGFIDLMTTDMTPEDHYRAKTNMATMSTEAFNKMVDAGAHYQYMSNTLQVNTGLGTFSDVASMAGVSSTDWSWASLLVDLDNDGWKDIIVSNGIKKDVDNNDFRTTLQNLDKTTTVDELFQLSKDAPSQPISNYAFRNKGNLEFEKVSEKWGFDTPSFSNGMAYGDLDNDGDLDVVINNIDGQAFVYNNNATGNFLKIALKGSVNNPFGLGAKAKIYQKNKIQVAEHFLTKGYLSSVEPGLFFGVGKDTQIEKIEVTWPDGKVNVFKEVSANQTITANYAKAIKMDTSTEISKTLLSSVKPNDIGIDFIHTENDFDDFTEQILLPHKLSQNGPFTAIKDVNNDGLEDIFIGGAAGQSGVLYLQQESGQFRKSLSQPWQLDKASEDMGSVFLDVDGDNDVDLYVASGGSEFNIGSPQLRDRLYINDGQGNFSKKEQALPAIAQSTQSVKTSDIDNDGDLDIFVGTRMIPGKYSFPATSYFLINENGVFKESTSDVAPALQNIGMVTDAIFTDIDNDNDEDLMIVGEWMEIKVLTNDNGVFKDDSKLYGLENTRGIWWSITASDLDNDGDEDYIIGNLGKNNKFKASKEHPFKVYANDFDNNGTNDVVFAKFYKGDYVPMRGRECTSQQMPYVADKFGDYHSFASSTLIEILPEEKIEGSVVYEISSFESILLINDNGKLIAKSLPNEAQIAPIKSALVIDVNKDGYKDIITVGNHYGVEVETVRYDAGYGTVLLGNGENDFSFMPAGKSGFYVPRDSRDLKQLSIKGNNTFVVTNNNSTLSFFKEQP, via the coding sequence ATGAAAAAATCAAATAGTCCATTTATAGTATTATTAATAATCACTAGTTTTTTGATGAGCTGTAATAAAGAGCCTTCGCGTGATCTTTATCCTAAAGAGTTAGTAGGAGGTTTTAACTTATTGCCTTCTGAACAAACGGGAATAGATTTTAACAATACCATCGAAGAGTCTAAGTATTTCAATCATTACTTTTTCGGTCAAATTTATTTAGGTTCTGGAGTAGCTATTGGTGATATTAATAATGATGGTTTATCAGATGTTTTTTTTGGGGGGAATCAAGTAAATGATAAGTTATATCTCAATAAAGGGGATTTTAAATTTGAGGACATTACTACTAGTTCTAAAATAGATACAGATTCAGGATGGACTTGGGGAGTTACTATGGCCGATGTTAATGCAGATGGTTATCTAGATATATACGTTAGTAGAAATGGTAATTCCTTAAAAGCAGAAGACAGGGAAAATAAATTATTCATAAACAACCAAGACTTAACTTTTACTGAAAGTGCTGCAGCTTATGGTCTAGCAGATGCTGGCTTTTCTACCCAAGCCGTGTTTTTTGATATGGATAATGACGGGGATTTAGACATGTATCAAGTCAATCAGATGCCTGACAAGAAATTAATTTTAATCAATACTATTCCACGGGAGCAGTATCCTTTATTTAGAGATAAGCTATACAGAAATGATAATGGTAAATTCAAAGAGGTGTCCAATCAAGTGGGTATCTCTAGCAATGTCTCCTATGGTTTAAGTGTTAGTGCCTCAGACTTTAATAATGATGGTTGGACAGATTTGTATGTTGCAAATGATTATGCAGAGCCTGACTTTATGTATTATAATAATGGCGATGGTACATTTACAAATGTCATAAATGAAAAGTTAAAACATATTACCCAACTAAGTATGGGGTCAGATACAGGCGATATTAATAATGATGGTTTTATTGATTTAATGACCACAGACATGACCCCAGAAGATCATTATAGAGCCAAAACTAATATGGCTACCATGAGTACAGAGGCTTTTAATAAAATGGTAGATGCTGGAGCTCATTACCAGTATATGTCTAATACGTTACAAGTGAATACTGGGCTAGGGACTTTTTCAGACGTGGCTAGTATGGCAGGAGTATCCTCTACAGATTGGAGCTGGGCAAGTCTGTTGGTAGATTTAGATAATGATGGCTGGAAAGATATCATTGTTTCTAACGGTATAAAGAAAGATGTAGACAACAATGATTTTAGAACTACTCTTCAAAATTTAGATAAAACCACAACTGTAGATGAATTGTTTCAATTAAGTAAAGATGCGCCATCACAGCCCATATCTAACTATGCTTTTAGAAACAAGGGAAATTTAGAATTTGAAAAAGTAAGTGAAAAATGGGGCTTTGATACTCCTAGTTTTTCAAACGGAATGGCATATGGCGATTTAGACAACGATGGTGATCTAGATGTTGTCATTAATAACATCGACGGCCAGGCGTTTGTTTACAACAATAATGCAACGGGGAATTTCTTGAAAATAGCCCTTAAGGGGTCTGTTAATAATCCATTTGGATTAGGGGCAAAAGCAAAAATTTATCAAAAAAATAAAATACAAGTAGCTGAACACTTTTTGACAAAAGGTTATTTATCTTCTGTCGAACCAGGTCTATTTTTTGGAGTAGGAAAGGATACTCAAATAGAGAAAATTGAGGTAACCTGGCCTGATGGAAAGGTGAATGTATTTAAAGAGGTATCTGCAAATCAGACAATAACTGCAAATTACGCTAAAGCCATAAAAATGGATACTTCTACTGAAATATCCAAGACATTGTTGTCATCAGTAAAGCCAAATGATATTGGAATCGACTTCATACATACTGAAAATGATTTTGACGATTTTACAGAGCAAATACTTTTACCACATAAATTATCTCAAAACGGCCCATTCACAGCAATCAAAGATGTGAATAATGATGGGTTAGAAGATATTTTTATAGGTGGTGCTGCCGGTCAGAGCGGTGTATTGTACCTGCAACAAGAAAGCGGTCAGTTCCGCAAGAGTTTATCTCAACCATGGCAATTGGATAAAGCTAGTGAAGACATGGGAAGTGTCTTTCTTGACGTTGATGGAGATAATGATGTTGATTTATATGTAGCAAGTGGAGGAAGTGAATTTAATATAGGAAGTCCGCAACTTAGAGACCGTTTATATATAAATGATGGACAAGGTAACTTTAGCAAAAAGGAACAAGCCTTACCTGCAATTGCCCAAAGTACGCAAAGTGTCAAAACCTCAGATATAGATAATGATGGAGATCTGGATATTTTTGTAGGAACTAGAATGATACCTGGTAAATACAGTTTTCCAGCAACCAGTTATTTTCTTATTAATGAAAATGGGGTGTTTAAAGAATCAACAAGCGATGTAGCACCAGCATTACAGAATATAGGAATGGTTACCGACGCTATTTTTACAGATATAGATAATGATAATGATGAGGATTTGATGATAGTAGGGGAATGGATGGAAATTAAAGTTTTAACAAATGATAATGGCGTTTTTAAAGACGATTCCAAGCTATATGGGCTCGAGAATACCAGAGGGATTTGGTGGTCTATTACGGCCAGTGATTTAGATAATGATGGTGATGAAGATTATATCATAGGTAATTTAGGTAAAAACAATAAGTTTAAAGCTTCTAAAGAGCACCCTTTTAAGGTATATGCAAATGACTTTGATAACAACGGTACTAACGATGTGGTATTTGCTAAATTTTATAAAGGCGATTATGTACCTATGCGAGGTAGAGAATGCACCAGTCAGCAAATGCCTTATGTAGCCGATAAGTTTGGAGATTATCACAGCTTTGCTTCTTCTACCTTAATAGAAATCTTACCGGAAGAAAAGATAGAAGGTAGTGTCGTTTATGAAATATCAAGTTTTGAAAGTATCCTACTTATTAATGATAATGGTAAGCTTATAGCAAAATCATTACCTAACGAAGCCCAAATAGCTCCAATTAAATCAGCTCTTGTTATAGATGTTAACAAGGACGGTTATAAGGATATCATTACCGTAGGAAATCATTATGGTGTTGAGGTGGAAACGGTGCGATATGATGCGGGTTATGGAACGGTGCTGCTGGGTAACGGTGAAAACGATTTTAGTTTTATGCCAGCAGGAAAAAGCGGTTTTTATGTTCCTAGAGATAGCCGAGACCTTAAACAGCTTTCCATTAAAGGAAACAATACCTTTGTGGTGACTAACAACAATTCAACTCTATCCTTTTTTAAAGAACAACCATAG
- a CDS encoding T9SS type A sorting domain-containing protein, producing MKKITFLLTFLISSVCFAQVVLENFEGTAPTLGFSNGPGTATIVTDPAAGAANGNVLEIITGAASAPWQQAELTLQGDWMDLTTNKIVTVDVYSTSAFDMLARIEGGTGPISATDASHTGSGWENLSFDFSIPKDGQQVANGAYPKIFFFNLWDSSANGGSGGWADANGASSVRTSYVDNVSAFSTPPPPTCDDGIQNQGETGIDCGGPNCAACPTPPTVAAPRPPNRPAADVISFFSDVYTDVAVDAFDAGFCGTPSVTDAIIAGNATKLFSSKPCQGIAFDSDANDIDATGFTKLHIDFYTDETNVVGKVFNLKLVDFNGGAGEDNARTIELNINDGTNPGVVAGNGTNWVSLDLNISPFDDLSQIVITSNLNNVWYDNLYLHKDTTASVDDANAAVFTAYPNPTSNNWTISGTTTINSVAIFDIMGKQIATVEANDMDVEINTTNIVAGMYFAKIESDNGVQTIKLIKE from the coding sequence ATGAAAAAAATTACATTTTTATTAACCTTCCTTATCAGCTCAGTTTGTTTTGCACAAGTAGTGCTGGAAAATTTTGAAGGTACAGCACCGACCTTAGGCTTTTCTAATGGGCCAGGTACGGCTACAATTGTAACTGATCCGGCTGCAGGAGCTGCAAACGGTAACGTTCTTGAGATAATTACAGGAGCAGCATCTGCACCATGGCAGCAAGCCGAGCTTACCTTACAAGGTGACTGGATGGATTTAACTACTAACAAAATAGTTACTGTAGATGTCTATTCAACTTCAGCTTTCGACATGCTTGCTAGAATAGAGGGAGGAACTGGTCCTATATCTGCTACTGATGCAAGTCATACAGGAAGCGGTTGGGAGAACCTTTCTTTTGACTTTAGTATACCTAAAGATGGTCAGCAAGTGGCTAATGGTGCTTATCCTAAAATATTTTTCTTTAACCTGTGGGATAGCTCTGCAAATGGAGGAAGCGGTGGATGGGCCGATGCAAACGGAGCAAGTTCTGTTAGAACTAGTTACGTAGATAATGTTTCTGCATTTTCCACACCACCACCACCAACATGTGATGATGGTATTCAAAATCAAGGGGAAACAGGGATCGATTGTGGAGGACCTAACTGTGCTGCCTGTCCTACACCACCTACCGTAGCTGCACCTCGACCACCTAATAGACCAGCTGCTGATGTTATTTCTTTCTTTAGTGACGTTTATACGGATGTTGCTGTAGATGCATTTGACGCAGGTTTTTGTGGTACTCCTTCTGTTACAGATGCAATTATTGCGGGTAATGCTACAAAATTATTCTCAAGCAAACCTTGTCAAGGAATTGCTTTTGATAGTGATGCTAACGATATAGATGCGACTGGATTTACCAAACTACACATTGATTTTTATACGGATGAAACTAATGTAGTAGGTAAAGTTTTCAACCTGAAACTAGTTGATTTTAATGGAGGCGCTGGAGAAGATAATGCTAGAACAATTGAACTCAATATTAATGATGGTACAAATCCTGGTGTAGTCGCAGGAAATGGTACAAATTGGGTTTCTCTTGATCTAAATATTTCTCCATTTGATGATTTGTCTCAAATAGTGATTACTTCAAATTTAAATAATGTGTGGTACGATAACTTGTATCTTCACAAGGATACTACAGCTAGTGTAGATGATGCAAATGCAGCTGTATTTACTGCATATCCTAACCCAACTTCAAATAACTGGACTATTTCTGGTACTACTACCATTAATTCAGTTGCTATTTTTGATATCATGGGTAAGCAAATTGCTACAGTAGAAGCTAACGACATGGATGTAGAAATCAATACTACTAACATTGTTGCAGGTATGTACTTTGCTAAAATTGAAAGCGATAATGGCGTACAAACCATAAAGCTTATTAAAGAATAA
- the bglX gene encoding beta-glucosidase BglX, which produces MSSVTFKEKDSTLLQQDTIDKKVDSVLNLMTLEEKIGQMNQYNGFMDFTGPVPNVEDTERKFEHIKMGYVGAMLNVRGVKEVRAVQKIAVEQSRLGIPLIFGFDVIHGYETMSPIPLAEAASWDLKAIQESARLAAKEASAAGINWTFAPMVDVSRDARWGRVMEGAGEDPFLSSEIAVARIQGFQGKDLASQESIMACAKHFAAYGFPEAGREYNNADIGTSTLYNIVLPPFKASNDAGVRTFMNSFNQLNGIPATANTFLLRDILKEKWNFKGFVVSDWGSVAELIPHGYAKDGKMAAKLAVNAGTDMDMESHLYVNELVSLVKEGLVDSAAIDDAARRILKIKFELGLFDNPYKYCDLEREKKVMGSTEIINGALDMALKSIVLLKNENQLLPLDKSGQNAVLIGVLATEKNSPLGNWRAAAKENTGVSVLEGMQQYDENIIYSKGPDLTLGKIEFTKEVLINNSDTTGITEAVEVAKEADVVVMVLGEHGLQSGEGRSRTQLGLPGLQQELLEKVFEVNKNVVLVLNNGRPLALPWAKENIPAIVEAWQLGSQSGNAIAQVLYGDYNPSGKLPMSFPRNVGQVPIYYNSKSTGRPSLPSPDFVFWSHYQDEVNDALWVFGHGLSYTEFEYADLSVIDNYSSNGTIEVTVKLTNSGKVKGKEIVQLYLRDKFSSIARPVKELKGFELVELEPDSSTPIRFILDKSHLGFYDNEGNWFIENGSFDIWVGGSSNAALKTTFELNEIE; this is translated from the coding sequence ATTTCATCCGTTACATTTAAGGAGAAAGATAGTACACTTCTCCAGCAGGATACCATTGACAAAAAAGTAGATTCGGTTTTAAATTTGATGACTTTAGAAGAGAAAATCGGTCAAATGAACCAGTATAACGGTTTTATGGATTTTACAGGTCCAGTTCCAAATGTGGAGGATACAGAACGGAAATTTGAACACATTAAGATGGGATATGTGGGAGCCATGTTAAATGTGCGAGGTGTAAAAGAAGTCAGGGCTGTTCAAAAAATAGCAGTAGAGCAATCTCGTTTAGGTATTCCTTTAATCTTTGGCTTTGATGTGATACACGGCTATGAAACAATGAGTCCTATCCCGCTTGCAGAGGCTGCAAGTTGGGACTTAAAGGCCATTCAAGAGTCTGCTCGCTTAGCAGCCAAGGAAGCCTCAGCAGCTGGTATCAATTGGACATTTGCACCCATGGTAGATGTCTCTAGGGATGCACGATGGGGAAGAGTCATGGAGGGTGCAGGAGAAGATCCATTTCTTTCTAGTGAAATTGCGGTGGCTCGGATTCAGGGTTTTCAAGGAAAAGATTTAGCCAGTCAGGAATCCATTATGGCCTGTGCAAAGCATTTTGCTGCATACGGCTTTCCAGAAGCGGGAAGAGAATACAATAATGCTGATATTGGGACATCGACACTATATAACATCGTTTTACCTCCGTTTAAAGCGTCAAATGATGCTGGCGTTAGAACCTTTATGAATAGTTTCAATCAATTGAATGGAATTCCTGCAACTGCAAATACGTTTTTACTGAGAGATATCTTAAAAGAAAAATGGAATTTTAAAGGCTTTGTAGTTTCTGATTGGGGTTCTGTGGCTGAATTGATACCCCATGGCTATGCTAAAGATGGTAAAATGGCTGCAAAGTTAGCCGTTAATGCCGGGACAGATATGGATATGGAATCCCATCTTTATGTAAATGAATTGGTGAGTCTGGTTAAGGAAGGTCTCGTAGATAGTGCTGCAATTGATGATGCCGCTAGACGCATTTTAAAGATAAAATTTGAATTAGGACTTTTTGATAACCCTTACAAGTACTGCGATCTGGAAAGAGAAAAAAAGGTAATGGGCAGTACAGAGATCATTAATGGGGCACTAGATATGGCTTTAAAATCTATAGTTCTTCTCAAAAATGAAAACCAGCTTTTACCTTTAGATAAAAGTGGTCAAAACGCAGTATTAATAGGGGTACTTGCTACTGAAAAAAACAGTCCCTTAGGAAATTGGAGGGCGGCTGCCAAAGAAAATACAGGGGTAAGCGTTCTTGAGGGGATGCAGCAGTATGATGAAAATATTATATATTCTAAAGGACCAGATCTCACTTTAGGTAAAATTGAATTTACCAAAGAGGTTCTTATAAACAATTCTGATACTACCGGAATAACCGAAGCCGTTGAGGTGGCAAAAGAGGCAGATGTAGTTGTTATGGTTTTAGGAGAACATGGTCTTCAAAGCGGTGAAGGTCGCAGTAGAACTCAATTAGGATTGCCTGGTCTTCAACAAGAATTGCTTGAGAAAGTATTTGAGGTGAATAAAAATGTAGTGCTGGTTTTAAACAATGGAAGACCTCTAGCCTTACCTTGGGCAAAAGAAAATATTCCTGCAATAGTGGAAGCATGGCAGTTAGGCTCGCAAAGTGGTAATGCCATAGCACAAGTCCTGTATGGAGATTACAATCCTTCGGGTAAATTACCGATGTCCTTTCCTAGAAATGTAGGTCAAGTGCCTATCTATTATAATAGTAAAAGTACTGGGAGACCTAGTTTGCCTTCCCCAGATTTTGTGTTTTGGTCACATTATCAAGATGAAGTAAATGATGCCTTATGGGTTTTTGGTCACGGATTAAGTTATACAGAATTTGAGTATGCTGATTTAAGCGTTATAGACAACTATAGCTCAAACGGGACTATAGAGGTTACTGTAAAATTGACAAATTCAGGTAAAGTGAAAGGAAAAGAAATTGTCCAATTATATTTACGTGATAAATTTTCAAGTATTGCTAGGCCTGTTAAAGAATTAAAAGGATTTGAGTTAGTGGAATTAGAACCGGATAGTTCTACTCCAATAAGGTTTATATTAGATAAAAGTCACCTGGGCTTTTATGATAATGAAGGGAACTGGTTTATAGAAAACGGAAGTTTTGATATTTGGGTAGGAGGCAGCTCTAACGCAGCGCTTAAAACTACCTTTGAATTAAATGAGATAGAGTAA
- a CDS encoding thioredoxin domain-containing protein, with protein MIHKVLFLLASFILISSCSNKEEEAAATDARGRLANDLIHETSPYLLQHAYNPVDWKAWNSESLELAKEENKLVVISIGYSACHWCHVMEEESFENDSVAALMNDNFISIKVDREERPDVDQIYMDAVQLMTGKGGWPLNCITLPDGRPVFGGTYFTTSQWTNVLVEMSDLYKKNPEKVIAYADRLTKGMKSKDLIAVNKEAVAFNTKSMDSIVNLWKPSLDLVYGGQQGAPKFPMPNQLSFLLRYSVQNNDKLLQKHVENSLIKMANGGIYDQVGGGFSRYTVDEEWHVPHFEKMLYDNAQLVSLYADAYQLTGNEYFKKIIEETLDFVHVELTQKEGAFYSSINADSKTNSDVLKEGAFYTWTKKDLETAIDSELELFNSYYNINEARKWEDDTYILYKTTSDLEFLKEFGLTQQELDVLVDDWKSKLGTFRANRERPSTDDKVLTSWNALMLKGYVDAYRVLGNKKYLDRAIKNAEFIKTKQLNKDGSLFHNYKKGRSTIEGFSEDYAHTIDAFIALYQATLDEKWLKTANDLMKYSMTHFYDKNSGMFYFTSDQHTNLITRKTEVVDNVISSSNSVLATSLFQLGHYYTNKEYSKNSKFMLSNMHKDLKATPSAYANWLGLYLNYSNPYYEVAISGSNAMEKMKELHSYYLPNILIAGSTVDSDLSIMKNRFNQDHTYIYVCVDGSCKLPVTNTESAVDQLLK; from the coding sequence ATGATTCATAAAGTACTTTTTCTCTTAGCTTCTTTTATCTTAATATCCAGTTGCTCAAATAAAGAAGAAGAAGCCGCCGCAACAGATGCTCGAGGACGGCTCGCAAATGATTTAATTCATGAAACAAGTCCTTACTTATTGCAACATGCATACAATCCTGTAGATTGGAAGGCTTGGAATTCAGAATCTTTAGAGTTAGCAAAAGAGGAAAATAAGCTAGTGGTTATCTCCATAGGTTATTCAGCATGTCATTGGTGTCATGTCATGGAAGAAGAAAGCTTTGAAAATGATTCTGTTGCGGCTTTAATGAATGATAACTTTATAAGTATTAAGGTAGACCGCGAAGAGCGACCAGATGTAGATCAAATTTATATGGATGCGGTTCAATTAATGACAGGTAAGGGCGGCTGGCCGCTTAATTGTATTACTCTACCAGATGGAAGACCTGTATTTGGAGGTACTTATTTTACAACATCCCAATGGACTAATGTATTGGTCGAAATGTCTGATCTGTATAAGAAGAATCCTGAAAAAGTAATTGCCTATGCTGATAGATTAACTAAAGGAATGAAAAGCAAGGACTTAATTGCGGTTAACAAAGAAGCGGTTGCATTTAATACGAAGTCAATGGATTCTATAGTAAACTTGTGGAAACCTTCCTTAGATCTTGTTTATGGAGGACAGCAAGGTGCTCCAAAGTTCCCCATGCCTAATCAATTAAGTTTTTTACTGCGTTATAGTGTTCAGAACAATGATAAATTACTGCAAAAGCATGTAGAGAACTCCTTAATTAAAATGGCTAATGGCGGTATATATGACCAAGTAGGTGGTGGTTTTTCTAGGTATACGGTTGATGAAGAATGGCATGTACCACATTTTGAAAAAATGTTGTACGATAATGCTCAGCTCGTTAGCCTTTATGCAGATGCCTATCAATTAACAGGAAATGAATATTTTAAAAAAATTATAGAGGAAACATTAGACTTTGTTCATGTAGAGCTTACTCAAAAGGAAGGAGCTTTTTATTCATCCATAAATGCAGATAGTAAAACCAATAGCGATGTCCTTAAGGAAGGTGCATTCTATACATGGACTAAAAAAGACTTAGAAACTGCTATAGATTCAGAACTAGAGCTGTTTAATTCCTATTATAATATCAATGAAGCTAGGAAGTGGGAAGATGATACGTACATTTTATACAAAACAACATCAGACTTAGAATTTTTAAAAGAATTTGGTTTAACGCAACAGGAGTTAGATGTATTGGTAGATGATTGGAAATCCAAACTAGGTACTTTTAGAGCCAACAGAGAACGACCTTCTACAGATGATAAAGTGCTCACTTCTTGGAATGCATTAATGCTTAAGGGATACGTGGATGCCTACCGCGTTCTAGGAAACAAAAAATATTTGGATCGAGCAATTAAAAATGCCGAGTTTATAAAAACCAAACAATTAAATAAGGACGGCTCGCTATTCCATAATTATAAAAAAGGCAGAAGTACGATTGAAGGTTTTTCTGAAGATTATGCACACACGATTGACGCGTTTATCGCATTATATCAGGCAACGTTAGATGAAAAATGGCTCAAGACAGCAAATGATCTTATGAAGTATTCCATGACCCATTTCTATGATAAAAACAGCGGTATGTTTTATTTTACTTCCGATCAACACACCAACTTGATCACTCGTAAAACGGAGGTTGTAGATAATGTGATTTCTTCATCAAATTCAGTGTTAGCTACTAGTTTATTCCAACTAGGACATTACTATACGAATAAAGAGTACTCTAAAAATTCAAAATTTATGCTGTCCAATATGCATAAGGATTTGAAAGCAACGCCTTCTGCTTATGCTAATTGGCTGGGTTTATATTTAAACTATTCTAACCCTTATTATGAAGTAGCTATTTCTGGAAGTAATGCTATGGAAAAAATGAAGGAGCTGCATTCTTATTATTTGCCAAATATATTAATAGCGGGTTCCACTGTTGATAGTGACTTGTCTATTATGAAAAATAGGTTTAATCAGGACCATACGTATATCTATGTATGCGTAGATGGTAGTTGTAAACTTCCTGTTACCAATACGGAAAGTGCGGTTGATCAGCTTTTAAAATAA
- a CDS encoding FAD-binding oxidoreductase, translating to MIAHELFSHFLKEEQILEKNALSHRYHHIWHMDEPLKALCVLLPENTEQVSNIMKICFQEALPVVVHGGLTNLVGSTETNGDEVVISTERLNKIEEIDTASRTITVQAGVILEHIQESANNKELLFPLNFGARGSAQIGGVISTNAGGLRVLKYGMTRQLVLGLEAVTADGTIISSLKKIIKDNSAYDLKQLFIGSEGTLGIITRAILKLEEAPKSRNAAYIGFNNYEKVVCFLKYMDSNLAGKLSGFELIWKNSYEQMTSVSAAVKPPLPYDYEYYVLAEALGSHPTNDQAEFQDLLENALENEMILDAVMAQSPSDVEWFFRIREDVNNLVDFMTHDQHFDISLPIPLIGSYIGDRYKALAAIKGVKQIYALGHVADGNIHFMIGKENLNLALKKAIDHCIYDGLKEIGGSVSAEHGIGTHKKAYLELCRTPEEIALMRSLKSFMDPKGILNPGKIF from the coding sequence ATGATCGCACACGAGTTATTTTCTCACTTCCTTAAAGAAGAACAAATACTTGAGAAGAATGCCCTGTCCCATAGATACCATCATATATGGCATATGGACGAGCCTCTTAAAGCTTTGTGTGTACTACTGCCAGAAAACACTGAGCAAGTAAGTAACATCATGAAAATATGTTTCCAAGAAGCCCTACCGGTCGTCGTTCACGGTGGTCTTACCAACCTGGTAGGAAGCACAGAAACTAATGGTGATGAAGTGGTGATATCTACAGAACGATTAAATAAAATAGAAGAGATAGATACTGCCAGTAGAACGATAACAGTGCAGGCAGGTGTGATTCTAGAACATATTCAGGAGTCGGCAAATAACAAAGAACTGCTATTCCCTTTGAATTTTGGAGCAAGAGGTAGTGCGCAAATAGGTGGCGTCATTTCAACAAATGCCGGAGGATTGCGTGTTCTCAAATACGGAATGACCAGACAGCTTGTTTTAGGACTTGAAGCGGTAACAGCAGACGGCACGATTATTTCTTCTTTGAAAAAGATCATTAAAGACAATAGCGCTTATGACCTCAAACAATTGTTTATAGGTAGTGAAGGAACACTAGGAATAATTACTCGCGCGATTCTAAAACTAGAAGAAGCCCCTAAAAGTCGCAACGCCGCCTACATAGGTTTTAATAACTATGAGAAAGTCGTCTGTTTTCTAAAATACATGGATAGTAATCTTGCTGGAAAACTAAGTGGGTTTGAACTGATTTGGAAAAATAGTTACGAGCAAATGACCAGCGTCAGTGCTGCTGTAAAACCACCGTTACCTTACGATTACGAGTATTATGTTCTCGCAGAAGCATTAGGGAGTCATCCGACTAATGATCAAGCAGAGTTCCAAGATTTGCTAGAGAACGCCTTGGAAAATGAAATGATTCTAGATGCGGTGATGGCACAATCTCCTAGCGATGTAGAGTGGTTTTTTAGAATCAGAGAAGATGTCAATAATCTGGTAGATTTTATGACCCACGACCAGCATTTTGATATCAGTTTACCCATCCCATTAATAGGTTCCTATATAGGGGACAGATACAAGGCTTTAGCTGCGATTAAAGGTGTAAAGCAAATCTATGCATTAGGCCACGTGGCAGATGGGAACATTCATTTCATGATAGGAAAAGAAAATCTAAACCTAGCACTTAAAAAAGCCATTGATCATTGCATCTACGACGGACTCAAAGAAATAGGTGGCTCTGTAAGTGCCGAGCATGGCATAGGAACCCATAAAAAGGCGTATTTAGAATTGTGCCGTACTCCAGAAGAAATTGCTTTGATGCGTTCTCTTAAAAGTTTTATGGATCCTAAAGGAATCTTGAATCCTGGTAAGATTTTTTAG
- a CDS encoding SRPBCC family protein — MIKSEHSIEILLPINEVMELFKNQSYFKHWQKGLVSTRNLSGNPGEENSTREMKIRVAGTTITMKEQVTAVDLPHLWEATYRTSGVVNKQSNRFRESETNINDQLVPTTLWNATSIFKFTGMMRVVAKAQPKLFKQQTLQHMEDFKTFAENKDDYIKTNS, encoded by the coding sequence ATGATAAAAAGCGAGCACTCTATTGAGATTTTACTTCCTATTAATGAGGTAATGGAATTATTTAAAAATCAAAGCTATTTTAAACATTGGCAAAAAGGACTGGTAAGTACTCGAAATCTTTCGGGAAATCCTGGAGAAGAAAATAGCACTAGAGAAATGAAAATTAGAGTTGCCGGAACAACTATTACCATGAAGGAACAAGTCACCGCTGTAGACTTACCTCACTTATGGGAAGCTACCTACCGCACTAGTGGTGTAGTTAATAAGCAGAGCAACCGCTTTCGCGAAAGCGAAACAAACATCAATGATCAATTAGTACCAACTACTTTATGGAATGCTACCAGTATTTTTAAGTTTACGGGAATGATGAGAGTAGTAGCAAAAGCCCAACCTAAATTATTTAAGCAGCAAACACTGCAACATATGGAAGATTTCAAGACCTTTGCAGAAAACAAGGATGATTATATCAAAACCAATTCATGA